The DNA segment TGATTTATATGTTCTTTCTTCTAAATTAGAAACTTTTGGAATGGTAATTATCGAAGCTATGGCACGAAAAAAACGAGTTATTGCCACAAAGTGTGGTGGCCCTGAAGAAATTCTTACCGATGCTGTAAATGGTTATTTAATTCCTAAAAAAAATAGTTTAGCTTTAGCTAATAAATTAGAGCACTTAATTAAAAACCCTCAAGTATCACAAGATATACCCGAAAAAGCTTACCAAAGTATTCTAAACAACTATAGTCTAGAAGTTTTAACCAACCACCTACAAAACTTACTCCGTATTTATTTATAAAAATATAATAATTTACTAGATTTTTAAAACAATCTAAGATAGTTTTTAAGGATTAGAAACAAATATGTAAAATTATTGGACTAGTTATGAAAAATATTTACGCCACCCCTTTTTACGCTAATATAATAAAAAATTTAGAAAAAGCCTCTAAGGTACATAGTACCAAAACGGCAACTATACAGCGATTAAAATTTCCCAAAAGATGCATTGTTGTTTCGATTCCCATAAAAATGGATGACGGGCATATGCAAATTTTTGATGGATATAGAGCACAGCACAGTCAAACATTAGGCCCTTTTAAGGGAGGTGTGCGCTTTCACCAAGATGTTAACCTTGCAGAAACGGTATCTTTATCTTGCTTAATGACTTTAAAAAACTCTTTGTTAGGTCTTCCTTTAGGAGGCGCAAAGGGAGGAGTTGCCGTTGATCCAAAATCTTTATCCTTAGGCGAGCTAGAACGATTAACACGAGGTTACACCTCTGCCATTGGTCCTTTTATTGGGCCAGATAAAGATATTCCAGCCCCTGATGTGGGTACGGATTCGCAAACTATGGCTTGGATGTTAGATACCTATTCTACAGAATCAGGATTTTCGCAAACCGGCATTGTTACTGGAAAACCCTTAGCCATTGGAGGCTCTAAAGGAAGAGAGGCCGCTACCGGTTTAGGCGTAATTTTAAATATACAAAAAGTTTTAGAAAAGCAAAATAAATCCGTCGAAGACAGTAGCTTAGCCATTCAAGGTTTTGGTAAGGTGGGAATGCACGCAGCTATTGAGGCCCATAGAATTGGCCTAAAAGTGGCGGCCATCAGTGATGTATCCACAGCCTTATATGATCCTAATGGCTTAAACATACCCGAACTAGTAGCTTTAACTAAGCAAAAAAAATTATTAAAAGACTACCCTCATGCGAAAAAAATTTCTAACGAAGAGCTATTAATTTTACCCGTAGATATTTTAGCACCTTGCGCATTAGACGGCGTTATTCATTCAGGCAACATGGAAAAAATTCAAACGAAAATTATTGTGGAGGGGGCCAACGGACCAACCACATCTAAAGCGAGTACTTATTTGTTTAAAGAAAAACAAGTGATTATTATCCCTGACATTTTAGCAAATGGTGGCGGAGTTGTTGTAAGTTACTTTGAGTGGGTTCAAGATATCGTATGGTTGTTTTGGTCAGAAGAAGAAGTAAAGTCTAAACTAAAAATGATTATAGACCGATGTTTTGACCGCGTTTGGGATTGTGCTCATAAACATAAAATAGATGTTAGAACTGCAGCTATTGCCACAGCCCTAAAACGATTAGAAAAAGCTATGCTCTTGCGAGGGCAAATTTGAAGCCTTGGCTGTATTTACCTGCTAGTATTAGTCAAAAATTATTTTCTGTAGGAATAAAACTCTATTCCTTTTTTTGTTCAAAAAAACCCTTAAAATGGAACAAGCTAGAGTGGAAAGGCTTAAGCTTTCCCAACCCCCTTGGCATTGCAGGGGGCGTGGATAAAAATGCAACATTATTAAAACAATGGCCGCACTTAGGTTGTGGTTTTGTCGAAGTGGGCACAGTAACTCCTCTTTCACAAACCGCTAATGCTGGAAAAATTATTGCTCGAAACAACAAAGCCCTTTCTTTATGGAACCACATGGGCTTTCCCAACAAAGGCTTAGATAATTTACAAAAACAATTAAAAAAAAATATACCCTACCCCATACCTCTTTTAATCAATGTTGGTAAAAACAGAAGTACTCCCTTACAACAAGCCCATAAGGATTACATAAAATGTATGCATCAACTACAAGACTATGCAGATATTTTTGTCATTAATATTAGCAGCCCCAATACAGAAAGCTTACGAGAACTTTTTTTAAAAGATAATTTAAAAAGTTTTTTACAAAATTGCCTACAAAATAAAACCAAACCCACTTTGTTAAAAATTAGCCCTGATTTGTCGCAAAAAGAACTAGAGTATGTTTTAGATGTCTCTTGCCTTCTTTCTATTGATGGGTGGGTTGTGTCTAACACCATGCAATCTTTAAATGAAAAATTACACTTTCCCCTTCATAAGGGAGGAGTCTCTGGACTAGCTTTAGCACAAAAGGCTAAGTTACAGCTACAACACACTATAGAATACTTAACCAAGATACAGCAAAGAAAAGGTAAGCTTCTTATCTCTGTGGGAGGAATTTCTTCGGCCCTTGATATTAAAGAACGATTAAATATGGGCGCAGATTTGGTACAAGTTTACAGTGCTTTAGTCTTTCAAGGCCCTTCATTTTTCAAAAAAATAGACAAAAACATAAAAAAACCTTTATTATAAGACAATACTTATGTGGCCTTATAAAAAAAAAATTATTCCTAAAAAACTGCACATCTGCATGATTGCTAAAAATTTTCCTATATTGGGAATGACAGGTACTCATAGTTTTTTATGGCCTCTTGCAAGAAAAATAGTTGGCCTGGGCCACTCGGTAAGTGTTATTTCTTGGAAAAATTCACAAGGCAAAACCCATTTAGATCAAGATGGTGTTCGTGCGTATTTTTTAGGACACATTTATGAAAAAGTATCTTTAAAGCATTTTCCTGCTCTTTGCCATAAACAATTTTTACAACTACATAAAATTCATAAATTAGATATTGTTCATAGCATAGATAAAACAGGTATCTTAATTGCTAAAAATAAAAGCCGATATAAAATTCCTGTAATTTTTGATATAGAAGCCACGGCCATATCGCAATATTTATTTTTAGCCTCGTTAAGCCAAGACAATATCCGTAGCTTTATTAAAATACACTTTAATTTACTGTATCGCTTTGTTATAAATTTTTTCCGATATGACAGAGAACTATTAAAGCAAGCCAGTGCAGTATTTGTAAGTAGCTCGCTACAAAGAAGTATTTTAGAACGCTACTTTTTCTTTCCCGACTATCACACCTACCTAGTTCCCTATGGATTAGATGTGCAAGATTTTTCTTTGCAACCCAAACCTCCCCTATTACAAGAAAAACTTTTAATACCTAAGCAATCCAAAATTTTACTAACCATTAGTAATATGTCCGAGCTGGCGGGAATGCAAAATTTACTAAAATCTTTTACTAAAGTAGCTATTCAAAAACCTAGCACCCGTTTAATTATTATTGGTAGCGGACCTAATTATAATAATATTCAACGCTTAATTTTAGATTTAGCCTTAGGAGACCATGTTCTTCTTATGGGCCAAGTGCCCAACTTAGAACTAATGGACTACATTGCTTTATCAGATGTTTTTATAAGTTTAACCCCCCATTCTTCGGGCTTTGACCCTAATTTAATTAATGCTATGGTACAAAAAAAAATTGTAATAGGCGCGGATATCAATCCCATATCTTCTTTAATAAAAAACAATGTTAATGGCTTTTTAACTAAACCCTCTGACACAAACACTTTAAGCAAGCACCTTCTAGCCTCGGTTTTTGATACCGAATCTACTTTAACACTAAGAGATAAGGCGCAAAGCACTGTGCATAAATTATTTGATCTTAATAAAATGGCTCAACAAACCATAGATGCTTATCGCAATGTATTAAAAAAACACCCTTTATAAATATAAGCCTACTAACTAAAGACTAGAATTAGCTTTTTTTTCTTTTGCTCATCGACCCATTCTCCACTAATATATACTTATGAAAAATTCTATTACTAAATCAGAACTTACAAAAAAATTGGCACAAAAAGCTAATGTCACTTATGTAAAAGCCGATTTAATTGTAAACAGTATTTGCCAAAAAATGATTGATTCTCTTTTGGAGGGAAAACGCATTGAAATACGAGGGTTTGGTAGCTTTATTATTAAACACTACAAAGCCTATCAAGGAAGAAATCCTAGAACTGGAGAGCTAATTCATATTGCCGAAAAAAAGCTTCCTTTTTTTAAAGCAGGAAAAGAGTTAAGAAATAAACTAAATGCTAATTAGTTTTGACTAATCCAATTAAAAACATCTTCGTGATGCGTTTTGGTTTTTACTTTTTCTATAATATGTTTTAATTTTCCATCCTTGCCAATAATAAAAGTTATTCTATTAACTCCCATATACTCCCTACCCATAAATTTTTTTAAACCCCATACCCCATACTTTTCT comes from the Pseudobdellovibrionaceae bacterium genome and includes:
- a CDS encoding glycosyltransferase family 4 protein; translation: MWPYKKKIIPKKLHICMIAKNFPILGMTGTHSFLWPLARKIVGLGHSVSVISWKNSQGKTHLDQDGVRAYFLGHIYEKVSLKHFPALCHKQFLQLHKIHKLDIVHSIDKTGILIAKNKSRYKIPVIFDIEATAISQYLFLASLSQDNIRSFIKIHFNLLYRFVINFFRYDRELLKQASAVFVSSSLQRSILERYFFFPDYHTYLVPYGLDVQDFSLQPKPPLLQEKLLIPKQSKILLTISNMSELAGMQNLLKSFTKVAIQKPSTRLIIIGSGPNYNNIQRLILDLALGDHVLLMGQVPNLELMDYIALSDVFISLTPHSSGFDPNLINAMVQKKIVIGADINPISSLIKNNVNGFLTKPSDTNTLSKHLLASVFDTESTLTLRDKAQSTVHKLFDLNKMAQQTIDAYRNVLKKHPL
- a CDS encoding Glu/Leu/Phe/Val dehydrogenase; translation: MGLVMKNIYATPFYANIIKNLEKASKVHSTKTATIQRLKFPKRCIVVSIPIKMDDGHMQIFDGYRAQHSQTLGPFKGGVRFHQDVNLAETVSLSCLMTLKNSLLGLPLGGAKGGVAVDPKSLSLGELERLTRGYTSAIGPFIGPDKDIPAPDVGTDSQTMAWMLDTYSTESGFSQTGIVTGKPLAIGGSKGREAATGLGVILNIQKVLEKQNKSVEDSSLAIQGFGKVGMHAAIEAHRIGLKVAAISDVSTALYDPNGLNIPELVALTKQKKLLKDYPHAKKISNEELLILPVDILAPCALDGVIHSGNMEKIQTKIIVEGANGPTTSKASTYLFKEKQVIIIPDILANGGGVVVSYFEWVQDIVWLFWSEEEVKSKLKMIIDRCFDRVWDCAHKHKIDVRTAAIATALKRLEKAMLLRGQI
- a CDS encoding quinone-dependent dihydroorotate dehydrogenase, whose product is MKPWLYLPASISQKLFSVGIKLYSFFCSKKPLKWNKLEWKGLSFPNPLGIAGGVDKNATLLKQWPHLGCGFVEVGTVTPLSQTANAGKIIARNNKALSLWNHMGFPNKGLDNLQKQLKKNIPYPIPLLINVGKNRSTPLQQAHKDYIKCMHQLQDYADIFVINISSPNTESLRELFLKDNLKSFLQNCLQNKTKPTLLKISPDLSQKELEYVLDVSCLLSIDGWVVSNTMQSLNEKLHFPLHKGGVSGLALAQKAKLQLQHTIEYLTKIQQRKGKLLISVGGISSALDIKERLNMGADLVQVYSALVFQGPSFFKKIDKNIKKPLL
- a CDS encoding integration host factor subunit beta; translated protein: MTKSELTKKLAQKANVTYVKADLIVNSICQKMIDSLLEGKRIEIRGFGSFIIKHYKAYQGRNPRTGELIHIAEKKLPFFKAGKELRNKLNAN